Within Actinomycetota bacterium, the genomic segment TGGCCGGCCAGGAGCGGGGTGGCGGTGGTGCGGCCCTCGACCTCGAGGGGCGCAGCGAACGCCCCCGGCGGCACGAACGTCGAGGGCACCATCTGTACCGAGAGCTCGCCGGCCGCCACCTCGGACCCCGGGCCCACCTCGGCGGCGGCCACCACGACAGGAACGAGCGGGCCGTAGCGCCCGGCCAGCGACCGGGCTTCTCCGATGGCCCCCCCGACGACCATGGCCGTGGCCATGGCCAGGCCGGCCACGGCCAACCAGAACAGCAACGGGGACCGCGACAGCCGGGCGCGGCCCCTGCTCGGCATCCGGAAGCGGCCCATGGCCCTCCTTCCCTGAGCTCTAGTACACGGAATTACATGAGGAGGAAGGTAAGACTCACACTACAGCACGGGCTTAGCCCGGGTCGACAGTCCCGTCGCCGCACAGGCACGACCGCTCGGTCGGTATGGCGGGCAGCGTCGCGGTCAGCACCCGCTGCACCTTGGCGACGTTCTCGCGCATGACCCGGAACACCACCTCCATGCTGACGGCCTCGATGCCGTCGATACCCGCCAGACCGGCGTCGTAGTCGGTGACCAGGGCGATGCCGGCATAACAGAGGCCTAGCTCCCGGGCCAGGACGCACTCGGGGTACTGGGTCATGTTCACCACGTCCCAGCCCTGGGCGCTGAACCACCGGGACTCGGCCCGGGTGGAAAAGCGTGGTCCTTGGATGACGACCACCGTCCCCGTGGGGTGGGCGGTGACGCCCTCGGCCCGGGAGGCGGCGGCCAGCAAAGGGCGCAACTCCGAGCAATAAGGGTCGGCGAAGGAGATGCAGTTGAGCACGGGGCCGTCGAAGTAGGTGTCACCCCGGCCCCGGGTGCGGTCGACGAGCTGGTCGCACAGCACCAGCTCGCCGGGCTTCAGTTCGGGCCGCAGCGAACCCACGCTGCACGGGGCCAGCACCCGGGTGGCCCCCAGGCGCCGCATGGCCCACAGGTTGGCCCGGTAGTTGACCCGGTGGGCCGGCAGTTCGTGGGCACGGCCGTGCCGGGGCAGGAAGGCCACCCGGCGGCCCTCGAGCTCGCCCACGGCCACCGGGGCCGACGGCGGGCCATAGGGGGTCTGGACGGTTACCTCCTCGACGTCGGACAGGAACCGGTAGAAGCCGGTACCTCCGAAGACGCCGATCTCGGCCTGCGGTAGCCCCACGCCGCCGTCAGGCGGACTTCGAGGCCGGCGGGCCCGAGGGCTTGGGGTCGGCCTTCACGGTTCCGCTGTCGGAACCACCGTCAGTGCCGGCCTTGGCCGGTGCTGAGCTGTCGCCCCCACCCCCGTCCTTGCCGGCGCCGGCCGGCTTGTCGCCACCCTCGGACTTCTTGGCCGGCAGGCGACTGTCGGTGCGGTAGAAGCCGCTGCCCTTGAGGACCACGCCGATCGAGTGGAACACCTTGCGCAGCGGGCCGCC encodes:
- a CDS encoding S-methyl-5'-thioadenosine phosphorylase; amino-acid sequence: MGLPQAEIGVFGGTGFYRFLSDVEEVTVQTPYGPPSAPVAVGELEGRRVAFLPRHGRAHELPAHRVNYRANLWAMRRLGATRVLAPCSVGSLRPELKPGELVLCDQLVDRTRGRGDTYFDGPVLNCISFADPYCSELRPLLAAASRAEGVTAHPTGTVVVIQGPRFSTRAESRWFSAQGWDVVNMTQYPECVLARELGLCYAGIALVTDYDAGLAGIDGIEAVSMEVVFRVMRENVAKVQRVLTATLPAIPTERSCLCGDGTVDPG
- a CDS encoding FmdB family zinc ribbon protein — encoded protein: MPVYEYACKACGHHLEVSQSFKDAPLTECPVCGGPLRKVFHSIGVVLKGSGFYRTDSRLPAKKSEGGDKPAGAGKDGGGGDSSAPAKAGTDGGSDSGTVKADPKPSGPPASKSA